A single genomic interval of Helianthus annuus cultivar XRQ/B chromosome 13, HanXRQr2.0-SUNRISE, whole genome shotgun sequence harbors:
- the LOC110915920 gene encoding mitochondrial succinate-fumarate transporter 1, whose translation MAKNTSEETKPVIPAYVKAISGSLGGIVEASCLQPIDVIKTRLQLDRTGTYKGIFHCGSTTVKTEGVRAMWKGLTPFATHLTLKYALRMGSNAVLQSAFKDPKTGKISDGGRFLSGFGAGVIEALVIVTPFEVVKIRLQQQKGLSPDLLKYKGPIHCARLIIREEGLRGLWSGAAPTVMRNGTNQAVMFTAKNTFDKLLWRKHEGDGKVLQPWQSMVSGFLAGTAGPVCTGPFDVVKTRLMAQSREPGGELKYKGMVHAILTIRGEEGVRALWKGLLPRLMRIPPGQAIMWGVADQVIGLYETKYVKDNIPLPV comes from the exons ATGGCCAAGAACACAAGTGAGGAAACAAAGCCTGTAATCCCAGCCTATGTGAAAGCCATATCCGGTTCACTGGGTGGAATTGTGGAGGCGTCTTGTCTCCAGCCCATCGATGTCATCAAGACCCGTTTACAGCTGGACCGGACGGGTACATACAAGGGTATCTTCCACTGCGGCAGCACCACTGTGAAGACCGAAGGTGTGCGTGCTATGTGGAAGGGGCTCACCCCCTTTGCCACCCACCTAACCTTGAAGTATGCCCTACGGATGGGATCCAATGCGGTTCTACAGTCGGCGTTTAAGGATCCGAAAACCGGGAAGATTAGTGATGGAGGGAGGTTTCTTTCTGGGTTTGGTGCTGGTGTTATTGAAGCTCTTGTTATTGTCACCCCTTTTGAG GTGGTAAAAATAAGGCTGCAACAACAAAAGGGACTGAGTCCGGATCTTCTAAAGTACAAGGGTCCAATCCATTGCGCTCGTTTGATCATCCGTGAAGAAGGCCTACGCGGACTATGGTCAGGGGCGGCCCCAACTGTAATGCGCAACGGTACAAACCAGGCGGTGATGTTCACAGCCAAGAACACCTTCGACAAATTATTATGGAGGAAACACGAAGGTGACGGGAAGGTTCTTCAACCATGGCAGTCAATGGTTTCTGGGTTTCTAGCCGGAACCGCAGGTCCTGTATGCACGGGTCCTTTTGATGTAGTGAAGACAAGGCTCATGGCTCAGAGTCGTGAGCCGGGTGGTGAATTGAAGTATAAGGGGATGGTTCATGCGATCTTGACTATACGCGGTGAAGAAGGGGTACGCGCGTTGTGGAAAGGGCTTCTTCCGCGGTTGATGCGGATCCCGCCAGGTCAGGCGATAATGTGGGGCGTGGCTGACCAGGTGATCGGGCTTTATGAGACGAAATACGTTAAGGATAATATACCGTTACCGGTGTAG
- the LOC110919914 gene encoding uncharacterized protein LOC110919914, with the protein MAETPSNRPSGPRSENFAHDLRVEGIVEEAPDDNDVQHNVNHLNDPVTPGAQPEIPISSILPPGETPISWYVRSQGALNAVYAQAAQPATQSRRSTSRAKRSPRRTVLLQTSVSPFRLGPRSYQKWDTQTDEYDRTYEEGDNTSVFSRLQRDHANYKPKVHEVYNPDAEYDYNLIYRPAEAAENSKFVSEIALAPLERAKLPSNVGKFNGLSDPDDHLRVFTSAGLVGGWTLPMWCHLFVQTLTGATRLWFDNLPVGKLTSWVDLGRSFWSISVNSADPLETADVMNIWRRDDESLEDFITRYNKEVLEIGDIHEHLIRAQFKYAVRCDDMIKVLSGTEGLPKSWEKLIVVAKIYAQTERNLSSNRPPLPHNHQQDMSGNSGRKFKKIWKDLASGAYLSDDARATINKLAAKKEDKQENRERQWTPLTKTPAEVLSTEYYQFKTPPPMKNKRGQDPNLYCEYHKDNGHTTNNCISLRTEIEKALKSGELTHLVQNVRKDIKQITRGDEGPSSKKAKET; encoded by the exons ATGGCAGAAACTCCGTCGAATCGTCCATCAGGCCCTCGATCGGAGAATTTCGCTCATGATCTTCGTGTCGAGGGGATTGTGGAAGAAGCACCCGATGATAACGATGTCCAGCACAACGTTAATCATCTGAATGATCCTGTTACACCAGGAGCACAACCTGAAATCCCGATAAGTTCGATTTTACCTCCTGGTGAAACTCCGATTTCATGGTACGTAAGATCTCAGGGTGCACTAAACGCAGTCTATGCACAGGCTGCTCAACCTGCAACTCAGTCACGAAGATCTACATCTCGG GCGAAGAGATCACCGCGACGAACAGTACTCTTACAGACGTCAGTCAGTCCATTCAGGTTGGGCCCGCGTTCATACCAGAAGTGGGATACCCAAACCGATGAGTATGACAGGACATATGAAGAAGGTGACAATACAAGCGTTTTCAGCCGATTGCAGAGAGATCATGCAAACTACAAACCAAAAGTCCATGAGGTTTACAACCCAGACGCGGAGTATGATTATAACCTGATTTACCGACCAGCAGAAGCTGCGGAAAACTCGAAGTTTGTAAGCGAAATTGCTCTAGCTCCCCTTGAGAGGGCGAAATTACCGTCAAATGTTGGGAAGTTCAACGGACTGTCGGATCCCGACGACCATCTACGTGTGTTCACCAGCGCAGGGTTAGTCGGAGGATGGACGTTACCCATGTGGTGCCATTTATTTGTCCAAACTTTGACAGGCGCAACACGATTGTGGTTCGACAACTTGCCAGTGGGTAAGTTAACATCCTGGGTAGATTTAGGGAGAAGTTTTTGGTCCATTTCAGTCAACAGCGCAGATCCGTTAGAGACTGCAGATGTTATGAACATCTGGAGAAGAGACGATGAAAGCTTAGAAGATTTCATAACAAGGTACAACAAAGAAGTGCTGGAAATCGGCGATATACACGAGCACTTAATCCGCGCGCAATTCAAATACGCGGTAAGGTGTGATGATATGATAAAAGTCTTGTCAGGAACTGAAGGCTTGCCAAAAAGTTGGGAAAAATTGATAGTTGTTGCTAAAATCTATGCTCAAACAGAGCGCAATCTAAGCTCCAACAGGCCACCACTACCACATAACCATCAGCAGGACATGAGTGGGAACAGTGGTAGAAAATTCAAGAAAATTTGGAAGGACCTAGCTTCAGGCGCATACTTATCCGATGACGCCCGCGCAACAATTAACAAGCTAGCAGCAAAAAAAGAGGATAAACAAGAGAATCGTGAAAGACAGTGGACTCCTCTTACCAAGACGCCAGCAGAAGTGCTTAGCACTGAATATTACCAATTCAAAACACCCCCTCCGATGAAAAACAAAAGAGGACAAGACCCAAACCTTTACTGCGAATATCACAAAGACAATGGccacaccacaaacaactgcatAAGTCTCCGCACGGAAATAGAGAAAGCACTAAAGAGTGGAGAACTCACCCACTTGGTTCAAAACGTGCGCAAAGACATTAAGCAGATCACGCGCGGGGACGAAGGGCCGAGCAGCAAAAAAGCTAAAGAAACTTAA